A window of Verrucomicrobiia bacterium genomic DNA:
TCCTGGACCAGCACCGCTTTGAAGCGCCCTTGAAGCAGGTGGCCGGCGCGATCATGCTTGCGGTTAAACCACACGCAATAACTCACGTTGAGCCATTGCATCGCCCGGCTCAGGTTGGCCTCGGGGGTCTCGAGCATTAAATGAAAATGGTTATCCATCAGAACGTAGGCGTGGACTCGGACGCCGAACCGCTCGGTCGTTTCGGACAGGAGCGTCAGAAAGTGCCGCCGGTCTGTCTCCTGCCGGTAAATGGGTTTGCGCTCGTTGCCCCGAGCGGTCACGTGATAGCGTCCGCCGGGCCATTGGATGCGTAAGGGCCGCGCCATGAGCGGAATTCAAAGCGAAAGAACGTGCCACGTCTGAGCGCTAACTGTTTGCCCCCACTTGTAGGCATCGGCCTCTTGGCTCCTGCTAATCACATAGCTGAGCTTTCGCCCAACAGAGGCGCAGTACTCGAAATTCCAGGTACTGACGGTCC
This region includes:
- a CDS encoding transposase, with protein sequence MARPLRIQWPGGRYHVTARGNERKPIYRQETDRRHFLTLLSETTERFGVRVHAYVLMDNHFHLMLETPEANLSRAMQWLNVSYCVWFNRKHDRAGHLLQGRFKAVLVQDDAGWQEVAQYVHLNPVRVGGLGLNKSQRAGARAGAIRAPRAELVAERLRQLREFRWSSYRAYAGYGSGVPWLWRQPLDRLCGGRTQTERRAAFRAYTEQPLRQGA